A window of the Emys orbicularis isolate rEmyOrb1 chromosome 1, rEmyOrb1.hap1, whole genome shotgun sequence genome harbors these coding sequences:
- the ALOX5AP gene encoding arachidonate 5-lipoxygenase-activating protein, which translates to MDHEVLGSIVLLAIVSLISVLQNAFFATKVEHESKNYNGKTFQRAGSSAFERVFTANQNCRDAYPTFLVVLWCAGLLCSQAAAAFAGLIYLFVRQKYFVGYLGERTQSTPGYIFGKRIISFLFLMSVAGILNYYLVLIFGSDFEVYIKTVTNTISPLLLIP; encoded by the exons atggaccatgaagtGCTGGGGAGCATTGTCCTCCTAGCAATAGTCAGCCTTATCAGTGTTCTCCAAAATG CCTTTTTTGCAACCAAAGTGGAGCATGAAAGCAAGAACTATAACGGCAAGACTTTCCAGCGGGCTGGATCTTCGGCCTTTGAGCGTGTCTTCACTGCCAA CCAAAACTGCAGAGATGCATACCCGACGTTTCTTGTTGTGCTTTGGTGTGCTGGGCTGCTTTGTAGCCAAG ctgctgctgcttttgctggaTTGATATACTTGTTTGTGAGGCAAAAGTACTTTGTTGGCTATCTGGGAGAGAGGACACAAAG cACTCCTGGTTACATATTTGGAAAACGCATCATATCATTCCTGTTCCTTATGTCTGTTGCTGGGATCCTCAACTATTATCTTGTCCTCATTTTTGGAAGTGACTTTGAAGTGTATATAAAAACTGTAACCAACACCATCTCCCCACTGCTACTCATTCCTTAA